GGCCAGCGCTTCGGTCAGCTGCACCGACAGCCCGTGCAGCTCCAGATAGTCGCGGTAATGGTTGCCGGCAAACAGCTCCGCCGACTCCTGCGAGATCTGCGATCCCATGGTCACGATGTCGAACGCGATGACGTCTGGACGGCCCTCGGCGTCTGCCTGCTCGCGGGAGCGGAAGAAGTCGGCGAGGCACAGGTGCCGGTCACGGCGCTGACGCGGGAAGGAAAAGCGGGCCCGGTCGTTGCCGGCCTCGTCGAGTACGACGACGTCGTTGCCCTCTGAGACACATGGGAAGTAGCCGTAGGTGACGGCGGCGTCGTTGAGCCCGTCGGTGTGGATCCGCTCCAGCCACTGCCGCAGCCGCGGGCGGCCCTCAGTCTCGACAAGCTCCTCGTACGACGGGCCGTCATTGCCGCGCGCGCCGCGCAGTCCCCACTGTCCGAGGAACGTCGCGCGTTCGTCGAGCATGCTCGCGAAGTCGGCGAGCGGGATGCCACGCACGACCCGCGAGCCCCAGAAGGGTGGTGTGGGCACCGGGTTGTCGGTCGCGACATCGGAACGGGTCACCGGCTCGGCGGGCTCCTCTTCGGCGGCCCGGCGTTCCTCGGCGATCCGCAGGGAGCGTTCGCGACGCGCCTTACGCTCGCGCTGCTTGGCCTGCTCCTCTTCGCTGCGCACGGTGCCCTGTGCCCCGCTGCGTCGCGCCTGCATCACCGAGTCCATCAGCCGCAGGCCCTCGAAGGCATCGCGGGCATAGAAGACGTCGGCGTCGTACACCTCGTCGAGGTCGTCCTCCACATAGCTGCGAGTGAGTGCGGCGCCGCCGAGGATGACGGGGTACTCGCTTGAGAGCCCACGAGCGTTGAGCTCCTGGAGGTTCTCTTTCATGATGACCGTGGACTTGACCAGCAGCCCGGACATGCCGATGACGTCGGCCCGCGCGCCTTGCGCCGCATCGACGATTGCCGATATTGGTTGCTTGATGCCGATATTGACGACGTTGTAGCCGTTGTTGCTCAGGATGATGTCGACCAGGTTCTTGCCGATGTCGTGGACATCGCCCTTGACGGTGGCGAGCACGATCGTGCCCTTGCCGTCGTCATCGGTCTTTTCCATGTGCGGCTCGAGGTAGGCCACGGCGGTCTTCATCACTTCGGCGGACTGCAGGACGAAAGGCAGCTGCATCTGCCCCGAGCCAAACAGCTCGCCGACCGTCTTCATCCCGTTCAGCAGGTATTCATTGATGATCTTCAATGGAGAGTGCTGCTGCATCGCCTCGTCGAGGTCGGCTTCGAGCCCGTTGCGCTCACCGTCGATGATCCGGCGCGCCAGCCGCTCCTCAAGAGGCAGCGCGGCAAGCTCGGCGGCCCGAGACTCCGCCGTACCTGCGAGCTTGACGCCCTCAAACAAACCCAAGAACTCCTGCAGCGGGTCGTACGCCGAGCCGTCGTCGCGGGTGCCGCGGCGGTCGTAGATGAGGTCGAGTGCGACCTCACGTGGCCGGTCGTCGATCTTCGACATCGGCAGGATCTTGCTGGCGTGCAGGATCGCACTGTCGAGGCCGGCCTCCTGGCACTCGTGCAGGAACACCGAGTTGAGCACCTGACGCGCGGCCGGGTTGAGCCCGAACGACACGTTCGAGAGCCCGAGCGTGGTGTGCACCCGCGGGCGGCGCTCCTTGAGCTGGCGGATCGCCTCGATCGTCTCCAGCGCGTCGCGCCGGCTCTCCTCCTGGCCAGTGGCGATCGTGAAGGTCAGGGTGTCGACGATGATGTCCTCGTCGAGCAGCCCCCACTCGGTGGTCAGCGCATCGATGATCCGCTCGGCGATCGCGACCTTGTCCTTCGCCGTACGCGCCTGACCCTTTTCGTCGAT
The nucleotide sequence above comes from Epidermidibacterium keratini. Encoded proteins:
- the metH gene encoding methionine synthase: MSAEPTNLLEDLRRRVIVADGAMGTMLQSFELTLDDFEQHEGCNEILNVTRPDVVRQIHDRYLEAGAMAIETNTFGANYANLGEYGISDRIFELAEAGARIAREAADAASTPEDPRWVLGSVGPGTKLPTLGHAPFATLRDAYQEQVEGMLEGGIDAVLIETCQDLLQAKAAIIGARRAMAARGRDVPVICHVTMETTGTMLVGSEIGAALNALVPLGIDVLGLNCATGPDEMGEHLRFLSQHSPLPVSVMPNAGLPVLGPDGASYPLSPDGLAEATADFVSEFGLRLVGGCCGTTPEHITATRRAIESREPAARDPKPESGVSSVYQAVPYEQDAGVLLVGERTNTNGSKAFREAMLEGRYEDCVEVARGLARDGSHVIDLCVDYVGRDGAADMRELAGRFATASTLPIMLDSTEVPVIEAGLEMLGGRSIINSVNLEDGDGPDSRWSRLLPIVKEHGAAVVALTIDEKGQARTAKDKVAIAERIIDALTTEWGLLDEDIIVDTLTFTIATGQEESRRDALETIEAIRQLKERRPRVHTTLGLSNVSFGLNPAARQVLNSVFLHECQEAGLDSAILHASKILPMSKIDDRPREVALDLIYDRRGTRDDGSAYDPLQEFLGLFEGVKLAGTAESRAAELAALPLEERLARRIIDGERNGLEADLDEAMQQHSPLKIINEYLLNGMKTVGELFGSGQMQLPFVLQSAEVMKTAVAYLEPHMEKTDDDGKGTIVLATVKGDVHDIGKNLVDIILSNNGYNVVNIGIKQPISAIVDAAQGARADVIGMSGLLVKSTVIMKENLQELNARGLSSEYPVILGGAALTRSYVEDDLDEVYDADVFYARDAFEGLRLMDSVMQARRSGAQGTVRSEEEQAKQRERKARRERSLRIAEERRAAEEEPAEPVTRSDVATDNPVPTPPFWGSRVVRGIPLADFASMLDERATFLGQWGLRGARGNDGPSYEELVETEGRPRLRQWLERIHTDGLNDAAVTYGYFPCVSEGNDVVVLDEAGNDRARFSFPRQRRDRHLCLADFFRSREQADAEGRPDVIAFDIVTMGSQISQESAELFAGNHYRDYLELHGLSVQLTEALAEYWHKRIRSELTFGDGVNADAEDPAKLEDYFKLGYRGARFAFGYPACPDLEQQVALLELLQPDRIGVELSEGFQLHPEQSTSALICHHPEAKYFAAH